A single region of the Salvia splendens isolate huo1 chromosome 18, SspV2, whole genome shotgun sequence genome encodes:
- the LOC121776752 gene encoding uncharacterized protein LOC121776752 translates to MPPRRRRGPHVENNVGEQTEGGVGNPPSPPPPPLPKPNEREYIKAFRKENPPKFDGLGEPPKAEAWVCDIERVFEFMGCTDRERLACVTYQLTGPADFWWEAKKRTMDPARREALTWEEFKEEVYNKYVPMSYRRAKVVEFHTLKQGSMTVTEYDRALCEMTRYAPELVDTDEKMAAKFRSGLRPEIRVAVASRRGIPYSENHGRQIVPQQRGNPQRTPYCSRCSKHHVGECRVGGIRCYACGGNGHMSRECPNNNKGGVKNGQGRRPPQQPQPIRQVAPQQARAYALKGNQGQEP, encoded by the exons ATGCCCCCaagacgtagacgtggtccGCATGTGGAGAACAACGTGGGGGAACAGACAGAGGGAGGTGTCGGGAATCCACCctcgcctccaccaccacctctacccAAACCAAACGAAAGGGAGTACATCAAGGCCTTTCGGAAAGAGAACCCACCCAAGTTCGATGGATTGGGAGAGCCACCAAAGGCGGAGGCATGGGTATGCGACATTGAGCGTGTCTTTGAGTTTATGGGATGCACGGATAGGGAACGCCTGGCCTGCGTGACGTATCAGCTGACAGGACCCgctgacttttggtgggaaGCGAAGAAGAGAACTATGGACCCCGCTCGCCGTGAGGCGCTTACTTGGGAAGAGTTTAAGGAAGAAGTTTACAATAAGTATGTTCCCATGAGTTATCGGCGGGCGAAGGTAGTGGAGTTCCACACTTTAAAACAAGGAAGTATGACGGTCACGGAGTACGACCGCGCCCTATGTGAGATGACTCGTTATGCGCCAGAATTGGTGGAcacagacgagaagatggctgCGAAGTTCCGTTCCGGCCTTAGGCCCGAGATAAGGGTAGCTGTGGCCAGTCGCaggggaattccttattccgag AATCATGGGCGCCAAATTGTGCCACAACAGAGGGGAAACCCGCAGAGGACACCCTACTGTAGTCGGTGCTCCAAGCATCATGTTGGGGAGTGCCGAGTTGGAGGCATTCGGTGTTACGCTTGCGGTGGAAACgggcacatgtctcgagagtgcccaaacaacaacaaaggtGGAGTGAAGAATGGGCAAGGACGGAGACCACCACAACagcctcaaccaatccgacaagtggccccacagcaAGCGAGGGCATATGCGCTAAAGGGAAATCAAGGACAGGAACCCTAA